A single Streptomyces mirabilis DNA region contains:
- a CDS encoding family 2B encapsulin nanocompartment shell protein, with translation MSVGEEVRAGQGKPQQSLGTSAARNLATTTKSAPQMQEISSRWLLRMLPWVNVQGGTYRVNRRLSYSVGDGRVTFVKTGDRVQVIPAELGELSVLRSFEDQEVLGELAQRCQQREFALGEVLASFGSPSDEVFLLAHGKVEKIGTGPYGDDAVLGVLADGAYFGEQALIDPDAIWEYTARAVTAVTVLALPRRDLEQVAERSDSLRGHLTELRAIPEQRTNKYGEKEIDLAAGHTGEQDIPGTFVDYEAAPREYELSIAQTVLRLHTRVADLYNQPMNQTEQQLRLTVEALKERQEHELINNREFGLLNNCEYDQRLQPHDGVPSPDDLDELLSRRRGTKLFLAHPRAISAFGRECNKRGLVPESIEIAGNRIPTWRGVPLFPCNKIPVSDTRTTSIIAMRTGEAEQGVIGLQQAGIPDEIEPSLSVRFMGINEQAIISYLVTAYYSAAVLVPDALGILENVEIGRWR, from the coding sequence CCGCGCGGAACCTGGCCACCACCACCAAGTCCGCACCCCAGATGCAGGAGATCAGCTCACGGTGGCTGCTGCGCATGCTGCCGTGGGTGAACGTGCAGGGTGGCACGTACCGCGTGAACCGGCGGCTCAGCTACTCCGTGGGCGACGGCCGTGTGACGTTCGTGAAGACCGGTGACCGTGTGCAGGTCATCCCCGCGGAGCTCGGCGAGCTGTCCGTGCTCCGCTCGTTCGAGGATCAGGAGGTGCTCGGCGAGCTCGCCCAGCGGTGCCAGCAGCGGGAGTTCGCACTGGGCGAAGTGCTCGCCTCGTTCGGCAGTCCGTCCGACGAGGTGTTCCTGCTCGCGCACGGCAAGGTGGAGAAGATCGGCACCGGCCCGTACGGCGACGACGCGGTCCTCGGCGTCCTCGCCGACGGCGCGTACTTCGGCGAGCAGGCGCTCATCGACCCGGACGCCATCTGGGAGTACACGGCCCGCGCCGTCACCGCGGTCACCGTGCTCGCGCTGCCTCGCCGGGACCTCGAGCAGGTCGCCGAGCGCTCCGACTCCCTGCGCGGACACCTCACGGAGCTGCGCGCGATTCCGGAGCAGCGCACCAACAAGTACGGCGAGAAGGAGATCGACCTCGCGGCCGGCCACACCGGGGAGCAGGACATCCCCGGCACCTTCGTGGACTACGAGGCCGCGCCGCGCGAGTACGAACTGAGCATCGCCCAGACCGTGCTGCGCCTGCACACGCGCGTGGCCGATCTCTACAACCAGCCGATGAACCAGACGGAGCAGCAGCTCCGCCTCACCGTCGAGGCGTTGAAGGAGCGCCAGGAGCACGAGCTCATCAACAACCGGGAGTTCGGACTGCTCAACAACTGCGAGTACGACCAGCGGCTCCAGCCGCACGACGGCGTGCCCAGCCCCGACGACCTGGACGAGCTGCTCAGCCGTCGGCGTGGCACCAAACTGTTCCTCGCCCACCCGCGCGCGATCTCCGCGTTCGGCCGCGAGTGCAACAAGCGCGGACTGGTCCCCGAGAGCATCGAGATCGCGGGCAACCGCATCCCGACCTGGCGCGGCGTGCCGCTGTTCCCGTGCAACAAGATCCCCGTCAGCGACACCCGGACGACCTCGATCATCGCCATGCGTACCGGCGAGGCCGAGCAGGGTGTCATCGGCCTCCAGCAGGCGGGCATCCCGGACGAGATCGAGCCGAGCCTGTCGGTGCGCTTCATGGGCATCAACGAACAGGCGATCATCTCCTACCTGGTGACGGCGTACTACTCGGCGGCGGTTCTCGTGCCGGACGCCCTCGGCATCCTGGAGAACGTCGAGATCGGCCGCTGGCGGTGA
- a CDS encoding GNAT family N-acetyltransferase: MGVVIRTADEGDRELVTRLLDEAFQDDPVSVWVFPDAAHRRAKHPGLMGMFTEIVLAEGRVDVTEDGSACALWLSVPADAGHADDEDDGPVRLREAVDPDNERVELIGRLTAGIHPAGRAHEYLWMIGVAPQRQGEGLGTALVRSVLDRCDREGLSAYLEASNADSRRLYERLGFDVTGRPLDLPDGPRMWPMWREPQPGRGV; this comes from the coding sequence ATGGGCGTGGTGATCCGGACGGCGGACGAGGGTGATCGGGAGCTGGTCACCCGGCTGCTCGACGAGGCGTTCCAGGACGACCCGGTGAGTGTCTGGGTCTTTCCGGACGCGGCGCACCGCCGCGCCAAGCACCCCGGACTGATGGGGATGTTCACCGAGATCGTGCTCGCCGAGGGCCGCGTCGACGTCACGGAGGACGGTTCGGCGTGCGCGCTGTGGCTGTCCGTGCCCGCCGACGCCGGCCACGCCGACGACGAGGACGACGGTCCCGTACGGCTGCGTGAGGCCGTCGACCCGGACAACGAGCGGGTCGAGCTGATCGGCCGCCTGACGGCCGGGATCCACCCCGCGGGCCGCGCCCACGAGTACCTGTGGATGATCGGCGTGGCGCCGCAGCGCCAGGGCGAGGGACTCGGCACCGCGCTCGTCCGGTCGGTCCTCGACCGCTGCGACCGCGAAGGCCTGTCGGCCTATCTGGAGGCGAGCAACGCCGACAGCCGACGGCTCTACGAGCGTCTCGGCTTCGACGTCACCGGGCGGCCCCTCGACCTGCCGGACGGTCCGCGGATGTGGCCGATGTGGCGCGAGCCGCAGCCCGGGCGGGGAGTCTGA
- a CDS encoding family 2 encapsulin nanocompartment cargo protein polyprenyl transferase: MERQVALGPLDGQEAAGILEHARASVDPELRRAIDSLPGSMRRIALYHFGWEHADGTPAAGNAGKAIRPALVLTATGALGGQHAAAVQAAAAVELIHNFTLLHDDVMDRDTTRRHRPTAWTVFGDADAILTGDAMQALAQRLLAEDSHPASRAAAARLASCVVELCEGQHADTAMEKRGPDEVTLDEVLAMAEAKTGALLGCACALGGLYAGADEEDVDALDAFGREAGLAFQLIDDVIGIWGDPSRTGKPAGADLIARKKSLPVVAALASGTPAATELAELYGVPYQEGELERTVLAVERAGGRDWAQLQAADRMSRAMHELSRAIPDPEAAGGLLALAEFVTRRSN, encoded by the coding sequence ATGGAACGTCAGGTCGCGCTCGGCCCGCTGGACGGACAGGAGGCGGCGGGCATCCTGGAGCACGCCAGGGCGTCCGTCGACCCCGAGCTGCGCAGGGCCATCGACTCGCTGCCGGGATCCATGCGCCGGATCGCGCTCTATCACTTCGGCTGGGAGCACGCGGACGGCACCCCGGCGGCGGGCAACGCGGGCAAGGCGATCCGTCCGGCGCTGGTGCTCACCGCCACGGGAGCGCTCGGCGGTCAGCACGCGGCCGCCGTACAGGCGGCGGCCGCCGTGGAGTTGATCCACAACTTCACGCTGTTGCACGACGACGTCATGGACCGGGACACCACCCGAAGACACCGCCCCACCGCGTGGACCGTGTTCGGCGACGCCGACGCGATCCTCACCGGGGACGCCATGCAGGCGCTCGCGCAGCGGCTGCTCGCCGAGGACTCGCACCCGGCGTCCCGGGCCGCCGCCGCCCGGCTCGCGTCCTGCGTCGTCGAGCTGTGCGAGGGACAGCACGCGGACACGGCCATGGAAAAGCGCGGCCCCGACGAGGTCACCCTCGACGAAGTGCTCGCCATGGCCGAGGCCAAGACCGGCGCGCTGCTCGGCTGCGCATGCGCGCTCGGCGGGCTGTACGCGGGGGCGGACGAGGAGGACGTCGACGCGTTGGACGCGTTCGGCCGGGAGGCCGGGCTCGCCTTCCAGCTGATCGACGACGTGATCGGGATCTGGGGGGACCCGAGCCGCACCGGCAAGCCGGCCGGGGCGGATCTCATCGCCCGCAAGAAGTCCCTGCCCGTGGTCGCCGCGCTCGCCTCCGGCACCCCGGCGGCGACGGAACTCGCCGAGCTGTACGGAGTTCCCTACCAGGAAGGGGAGCTGGAGCGCACGGTGCTGGCCGTCGAGCGGGCGGGCGGCCGTGACTGGGCGCAGCTCCAGGCGGCCGACCGGATGTCCCGGGCGATGCACGAGCTGTCCCGGGCGATCCCCGACCCGGAGGCGGCGGGTGGCCTTCTCGCGCTCGCGGAGTTCGTGACGCGGCGCAGCAACTGA